The Argentina anserina chromosome 3, drPotAnse1.1, whole genome shotgun sequence genome includes a region encoding these proteins:
- the LOC126786579 gene encoding LOB domain-containing protein 1-like — protein sequence MESSTDTSINTATYTPSTPFSHHSPSSSQTSSPPITPTQAQAQIPPPQNVVLSPCAACKILRRRCAEKCVLAPYFPPSEPTKFTIAHRVFGASNIIKFLQDLPESQRADAVSSMVYEASARIRDPVYGCAGAICHLQKQVSDLQAHLAKAQAEVVTMQCQQANLVTLLMELAKPDHHGQGSPDQQSLDHHNFITSPLPHNSILNQSNWSLLDDHNSALGSFWDSPMWT from the exons ATGGAGTCCAGCACTGACACTAGCATTAACACAGCAACATATACGCCATCAACCCCTTTCTCTCATcactctccttcttcttcccaaacttcttctcctcctATCACTCCAACTCAAGCTCAAGCTCAAATCCCACCACCCCAGAACGTTGTGCTTAGTCCTTGTGCTGCTTGCAAGATCCTGAGGAGAAGATGTGCTGAGAAATGTGTGTTGGCTCCTTACTTTCCTCCCTCTGAGCCAACCAAGTTCACCATCGCTCACCGGGTCTTTGGTGCGAGCAACATCATCAAGTTCTTGCAG gacCTTCCGGAGTCTCAAAGGGCTGATGCAGTGAGCAGCATGGTTTATGAGGCCAGTGCAAGAATCAGAGACCCTGTTTATGGTTGTGCAGGGGCAATCTGTCATCTCCAAAAACAAGTGAGTGACCTTCAAGCACATCTAGCCAAGGCACAAGCTGAGGTTGTGACCATGCAATGCCAGCAAGCAAACCTTGTGACACTGCTTATGGAATTGGCGAAACCCGATCATCACGGGCAGGGATCCCCGGATCAACAATCACTCGATCATCACAACTTCATCACCAGCCCTCTTCCTCATAACAGTATACTCAACCAGAGCAATTGGAGCCTCCTTGATGATCACAACTCTGCTCTAGGCTCGTTCTGGGATTCACCAATGTGGACATGA